A genome region from Gymnogyps californianus isolate 813 chromosome 4, ASM1813914v2, whole genome shotgun sequence includes the following:
- the MCUB gene encoding calcium uniporter regulatory subunit MCUb, mitochondrial isoform X2, with amino-acid sequence MYPKVRTWVRLWRHTGAWRGWEGAPYSTLVPPDEVTINYRHGLPVITLTLPTRSERCQFTIKPTVTTVGAFLQDVQREDKGIERAEVFATDGSKVSDATLMEVLLMNDFKLVINNTAYSVSPPVKDKLSSEHATEMEDIKSLVHRLFVALHLEDHQIRKERELLQKLDHLKEELLPLEQMKARITDSVDAKTSRLLWVGLALMSTQGGALAWLTWWVYSWDIMEPVTYFITYGSAMAFYAYFVLTKQDYIYPDAKDRQFLHYFYRKSKKQHFNVERYNKLKEDLAEAEESLRRLRQPLHLRLPIQEINDKD; translated from the exons GTGCGGCTGTGGAGGCACACCGGAGCttggaggggctgggaaggagcacCTTACAGCACGCTGGTGCCACCTGATG AAGTAACTATTAATTACAGACATGGTCTTCCCGTGATAACTCTTACACTGCCCACAAGAAGCGAACGCTGTCAGTTCACTATTAAGCCAACGGTGACCACCGTAGGGGCATTCCTGCAGGATGTGCAGAGAGAAGACAAAGGAATTGAGAGGGCGGAAGTCTTTGCAACAG atgGTAGCAAGGTCTCTGATGCAACCTTAATGGAGGTCTTATTGATGAATGACTTTAAACTTGTTATCAACAACACAGCATACAGTGTGTCACCTCCTGTAAAAG ataagCTGAGTAGTGAGCATGCTACTGAAATGGAAGATATCAAATCCTTGGTTCACAGACTGTTTGTGGCTCTACATTTAGAAGATCACCAGatcaggaaagagagagaattgcTACAGAAACTGGATCATCTGAAAGAAGAGCTGCTGCCTCTTGAACAG ATGAAGGCCAGAATCACGGACAGTGTAGATGCAAAGACCTCCAGGCTTCTATGGGTTGGCTTAGCTCTGATGTCAACACAAGGGGGAGCATTGGCGTGGCTCACGTGGTGGGTCTATTCATGGGACATCATGGAGCCGGTCACATATTTCATCACTTACGGGAGTGCCATGgctttctatgcctactttgtTCTTACTAAACAG GACTACATTTACCCTGATGCTAAAGACAGGCAGTTCCTCCACTACTTCTATCGGAAATccaaaaaacagcattttaatgtGGAACGATATAACAAGCTCAAAGAAGACCTAGCAGAG GCAGAAGAATCCCTGAGGCGTCTGCGCCAACCTCTGCACCTGAGGCTCCCAATCCAGGAAATCAATGACAAGGACTGA